One segment of Thermococcus profundus DNA contains the following:
- a CDS encoding ABC transporter permease encodes MANLKKFLVRRLLTFIPTIIGVTLIVFLIAYVIPADPARAWAGGEKATPQAIEKIRQQYHMNDPWYSQYWFLISGLAENKIVDPRTSNYVFDDVSKRFPVTFELTLVAFFFILIIGLPLGILAALKRNTWVDTVVRIFALTGVSMPIFWLGYLLMYIFFVKWRVITLAGFPAPPAHTITHVPMIDALITGDFKTFSQHISRLWLPGLTLGFTGSGVLARFVRNSFLEALSSDYVAFLKAKGVSKLRIYRHALKNALVPIVTVLGLQFGGLLGGTPITERVFGLPGMGSYVLDAISNLDFPAVVAITFIFALIFVTTNLIVDLLYAVIDPRVRY; translated from the coding sequence TTGGCGAACCTTAAGAAGTTTCTGGTAAGGAGATTGCTGACGTTTATCCCCACAATAATCGGCGTCACCCTTATAGTGTTTTTGATAGCTTACGTTATCCCCGCCGACCCTGCGAGGGCGTGGGCGGGCGGTGAAAAGGCCACACCCCAAGCCATTGAAAAGATAAGGCAGCAGTACCACATGAACGATCCGTGGTACTCACAGTACTGGTTCCTCATCAGCGGGCTGGCCGAGAACAAGATAGTTGACCCGAGGACCTCAAACTACGTCTTTGATGACGTCAGCAAGAGGTTCCCCGTCACCTTCGAGCTCACTCTGGTGGCGTTCTTTTTCATTCTGATAATAGGCCTTCCCCTGGGCATCCTGGCCGCCCTTAAGAGAAACACATGGGTTGATACCGTTGTAAGGATTTTTGCCCTCACCGGCGTTTCAATGCCAATATTCTGGCTGGGCTACCTCCTGATGTACATCTTCTTCGTTAAATGGCGTGTCATAACCCTGGCCGGGTTCCCAGCCCCACCCGCTCACACGATAACCCACGTTCCGATGATAGACGCCCTGATTACGGGCGATTTCAAGACCTTCAGCCAGCACATAAGCAGACTCTGGCTTCCAGGTTTGACGCTGGGGTTCACCGGCTCGGGGGTTCTCGCGAGGTTCGTCAGGAACTCTTTCCTCGAGGCCCTCAGTAGCGACTACGTTGCCTTCCTCAAGGCTAAGGGCGTTTCAAAGCTCAGGATATACAGACACGCCTTAAAGAACGCACTGGTGCCTATAGTCACTGTCCTAGGACTCCAGTTTGGCGGCCTCCTCGGCGGAACCCCGATCACCGAGAGGGTCTTCGGCCTTCCAGGAATGGGATCCTACGTCCTCGACGCCATAAGCAACCTGGACTTCCCGGCAGTGGTGGCGATAACCTTCATCTTCGCCCTGATATTCGTCACGACGAACCTGATCGTCGACCTGCTCTACGCTGTCATAGACCCGAGGGTGAGGTACTGA
- a CDS encoding ABC transporter permease, producing MSQEEYKKGILDRMADGFVEFLGSFISLFKKDWKKKNRSKMEEWRLMLYALNRSPPGLIGLVLILMFVFLGLFGPSLASWSYRDFPALENMTTYLAPPGSHAYLPFSNKTISYPLGADDYGRDLFSLILYGARTSFVISIIVIALGVPLGIILGLVAGYYGGKVDELIMRITDMFLAFPALILAIAFSAVLPERLQSFISSHATFEKIFLWIFALKPQEAGNLGKLLAVILAMVIVWWPAYARITRGSTLTERESLYVEAARAIGLSSRTIMFKHILPNIVGPILVYITLDFGGVILMEAGLSFLGLGATPPIADWGRIVYDGSQHFPEKWWLVTYPGLMIMLVALGWNLLGDTMRDILDPKMRRSIEFKVKKQKKMEKAEEGEENA from the coding sequence ATGAGCCAAGAAGAGTACAAGAAGGGTATCCTCGACAGGATGGCAGATGGCTTTGTCGAGTTCCTCGGATCGTTCATAAGCCTGTTTAAAAAGGACTGGAAGAAGAAGAACCGCTCCAAGATGGAAGAATGGCGCCTCATGCTCTACGCCCTCAACCGCTCTCCACCGGGACTTATAGGACTCGTTCTCATACTCATGTTCGTATTCCTCGGCCTCTTCGGCCCGAGCCTCGCCTCGTGGAGCTACCGCGACTTCCCGGCCCTTGAGAACATGACGACTTACCTAGCCCCGCCAGGATCCCACGCTTACCTGCCGTTCTCAAACAAGACCATAAGCTATCCCCTGGGTGCCGATGACTACGGAAGGGATCTCTTCAGCCTGATACTCTACGGCGCCAGAACCTCCTTCGTCATCTCAATCATAGTCATAGCCCTCGGAGTTCCCCTCGGCATTATTCTAGGATTAGTGGCCGGATACTACGGAGGAAAAGTGGACGAGCTGATAATGCGTATCACTGACATGTTCCTGGCGTTCCCGGCGCTCATACTTGCAATAGCGTTCTCAGCCGTCCTCCCGGAGAGGCTGCAGTCATTCATATCAAGCCACGCAACGTTCGAGAAGATCTTCCTCTGGATATTCGCCCTGAAACCACAGGAAGCCGGCAACCTGGGTAAACTGCTCGCGGTCATACTGGCCATGGTTATAGTGTGGTGGCCGGCGTACGCGAGGATAACCAGGGGTTCAACCCTAACCGAGAGGGAGAGCCTCTACGTCGAGGCTGCTAGGGCCATAGGCCTCAGTTCAAGGACGATAATGTTCAAGCACATCCTCCCCAACATAGTGGGGCCGATACTGGTCTACATCACCCTCGACTTCGGCGGCGTCATCCTCATGGAGGCTGGACTGAGCTTCCTCGGCCTCGGTGCAACACCGCCAATAGCCGACTGGGGAAGAATAGTCTACGACGGCTCGCAGCACTTCCCCGAGAAGTGGTGGCTGGTAACATACCCAGGCCTGATGATCATGCTCGTCGCCCTCGGATGGAACCTCCTCGGTGACACCATGAGGGACATCCTCGATCCAAAGATGAGGAGGAGCATCGAGTTCAAGGTGAAGAAGCAGAAGAAGATGGAGAAGGCTGAGGAGGGTGAGGAGAATGCCTGA
- a CDS encoding ABC transporter ATP-binding protein, translating to MPEPILEVRDLTVHFYTYAGIVKAIEKVSFDIYRGETFALVGETGCGKSVTSRALTQLIESPGRIVDGKVIYHRDDGSTIDLLKLSEEEIREIRGKEIAYIFQDPHASLDPLYTVGYQIAEAMVVHKTVKDWKEGLRRAVDILRRVLIPDPENRVNNYPHEMSGGMKQRVVIGTGISNDPKILIADEPTTALDVTVQAQILDLMNKLKKEYNTTVILITHNMGVVAEMADRVAVMYAGKIVEIGSVDQIFKNPLHPYTKGLLKAVPNPLAKIERLEAIPGTVPNLITPPGGCRFHPRCPYATEICRKKVPELKEMEPGHFVACHLY from the coding sequence ATGCCTGAACCCATCCTTGAAGTCCGCGATCTCACGGTTCACTTCTACACCTACGCAGGCATAGTCAAGGCCATAGAGAAGGTATCCTTCGACATATACCGCGGTGAGACCTTCGCCCTCGTAGGGGAAACCGGCTGTGGAAAGAGCGTTACTTCAAGGGCCTTGACTCAACTCATAGAGAGCCCCGGAAGGATAGTGGATGGAAAGGTGATCTACCACAGGGACGACGGCTCAACGATTGACCTTCTCAAGCTCAGCGAGGAGGAGATACGGGAAATCAGGGGAAAGGAGATAGCCTACATATTCCAGGATCCCCACGCGTCGCTGGATCCCCTCTACACGGTCGGCTACCAGATAGCTGAAGCTATGGTGGTTCACAAAACAGTCAAGGACTGGAAAGAGGGCCTCAGACGGGCCGTCGATATATTAAGGCGCGTTCTCATTCCCGATCCAGAGAACAGGGTGAACAACTACCCCCACGAGATGAGCGGAGGAATGAAGCAGAGGGTCGTCATAGGAACGGGTATCTCCAACGATCCGAAGATTCTGATAGCCGACGAGCCGACAACCGCCCTCGACGTTACAGTCCAAGCCCAGATCCTCGACCTGATGAACAAGCTCAAGAAGGAGTACAACACCACCGTGATACTCATCACCCACAACATGGGCGTCGTGGCAGAGATGGCGGACAGGGTGGCCGTGATGTACGCGGGGAAGATAGTGGAGATAGGATCGGTAGATCAGATCTTCAAGAACCCGCTCCACCCCTACACCAAGGGACTCCTCAAGGCAGTTCCGAACCCGCTGGCGAAGATTGAGAGGCTGGAGGCCATTCCGGGAACCGTGCCCAATCTGATAACGCCGCCCGGAGGATGCCGCTTCCACCCAAGGTGCCCGTACGCGACCGAGATCTGCAGGAAGAAGGTACCAGAGCTTAAGGAAATGGAGCCGGGCCACTTCGTGGCCTGCCACCTGTACTGA
- a CDS encoding ABC transporter ATP-binding protein, with amino-acid sequence MSEPLLKVENLKKYFPVRGLFRTIGYVKAVDGVSFEINKGETFGLVGESGCGKTTTGRTILRLIEPTGGRIIFDGKDVTTLKGNEMKAFRRRAQIMFQDPYSSLNPRQTVFEIIMEPVRFHGIPVDDPEEFVIDLLESVGLNEMHLYRYPHEFSGGQRQRIALARLLALKPEFIVLDEPTSALDVSVQANILNMLKDLQKKYGFTYLFISHDLGVVKYMSHRMGVMYLGKLVEVGPADRIFENPLHPYTQMLLSAIPVPDPELSKELKKKRMKIEGEPPSPINPPVGCRFHPRCPYAKDVCKKEEPPLVEVEKDHYVACWLYAKS; translated from the coding sequence ATGTCAGAACCACTCCTCAAAGTTGAGAACCTCAAAAAGTACTTCCCGGTCAGGGGCCTTTTCAGGACAATAGGCTACGTTAAGGCAGTCGACGGCGTGAGCTTCGAGATAAACAAGGGGGAAACCTTCGGTCTCGTGGGTGAGAGCGGCTGTGGAAAGACGACGACGGGGAGGACCATACTCAGGCTGATAGAGCCCACGGGCGGAAGGATCATCTTCGACGGAAAGGACGTGACCACACTTAAAGGCAACGAAATGAAGGCGTTCCGCAGAAGGGCTCAGATAATGTTCCAGGATCCCTACTCCTCCCTCAATCCGAGGCAGACGGTCTTCGAGATCATAATGGAGCCCGTCCGCTTCCACGGTATTCCCGTTGACGATCCCGAGGAGTTCGTCATAGACCTGCTGGAGAGCGTGGGCTTAAACGAGATGCACCTCTACCGCTATCCCCATGAGTTCTCTGGAGGTCAAAGGCAGCGTATAGCCCTCGCCAGACTCCTAGCACTCAAACCAGAGTTCATAGTCCTCGACGAGCCGACCTCAGCCCTCGACGTTTCGGTCCAGGCCAACATACTCAACATGCTCAAAGACCTCCAGAAGAAGTACGGGTTCACGTACCTCTTCATCTCCCACGATCTCGGCGTCGTCAAGTACATGAGCCACAGGATGGGCGTGATGTACCTCGGAAAGCTGGTGGAGGTAGGTCCAGCCGACAGGATATTCGAGAACCCGCTGCATCCGTACACCCAGATGTTGCTCTCAGCAATACCAGTCCCGGACCCGGAGCTCTCGAAGGAGCTCAAGAAGAAGCGCATGAAGATAGAGGGCGAACCCCCGAGCCCGATAAACCCGCCGGTCGGCTGTCGCTTCCACCCGAGGTGCCCCTATGCCAAGGACGTCTGCAAAAAGGAGGAGCCACCTCTGGTGGAGGTCGAGAAAGATCACTACGTTGCCTGCTGGCTCTACGCCAAGTCCTGA
- a CDS encoding ATP-dependent DNA helicase has translation MKVEELPVDERIKRVIRERGIKELYPPQAEALKSGVLEGKNLVLAIPTASGKTLVSEIVMVNKLLREGGKAVYLVPLKALAEEKYREFKEWESLGIRVAATTGDYDSTDEWLGRYDIIVATAEKFDSLLRHSPKWVRDVKLVVADEVHLIGSYDRGATLEMILSHMLGKAQILALSATVGNAEELAEWLDAALVMSDWRPVELRKGVFHLGQLFWEDGKIDRYPENWAFLVIDAVKRGKGALVFVNTRRSAEKEALSLSSKVSKLLTKPEARQLEELISSIEDNPTTEKLKRALKGGVAFHHAGLSRAERTLIEDAFRAGAIKVIAATPTLAAGVNTPAFRVIIRDTKRYAGFGWTDIPVLEIQQMMGRAGRPKYDRVGEAIIVARTEDPKKLMERYIHGKPEKLFSMLANEQAFRSQVLALITNFGIGNFRELVDFLGKTFYAHQKGDIAALEYKARNVVYFLIENEFIDMDTSDRFMALPFGKRTSQLYIDPVTAKKFRDAFPQLEENPNPFGIFQLIASTPDMATLTARKRELEDYLDLAYEFEERLYTNIPYYEDSRFQGFLSQVKTAKVLLDWINEVPEARIYETYNIDPGDLYRILELADWLMYALIELYKLFEPKEEVLQYLRDLHLRLRHGVREELLELVKLPNIGRKRARALYNAGFTTPDAIMRAKVRDLLEVEGIGIKVVEGLFKHFGVEMPGKVKEAGKKAEKARKRGTLDEFLK, from the coding sequence ATGAAGGTTGAGGAGCTGCCGGTCGATGAGAGGATCAAGAGGGTAATAAGGGAGAGAGGGATAAAGGAGCTCTACCCGCCGCAGGCTGAAGCCTTGAAGAGCGGCGTACTCGAGGGCAAGAACCTCGTTCTGGCCATTCCAACGGCGAGCGGGAAGACGCTGGTGAGCGAGATAGTCATGGTCAACAAGCTCCTCCGTGAAGGGGGCAAAGCCGTCTACCTCGTCCCGCTGAAGGCCCTCGCCGAGGAGAAGTACAGGGAATTTAAAGAGTGGGAGAGCCTTGGGATAAGGGTCGCGGCAACAACCGGCGACTACGACTCAACGGACGAGTGGCTGGGAAGGTACGACATCATAGTTGCCACTGCGGAGAAGTTCGACTCTCTCCTAAGGCATTCCCCGAAGTGGGTTAGGGACGTCAAGCTCGTCGTTGCCGATGAGGTTCATCTCATAGGGTCGTACGACAGAGGTGCAACTCTTGAAATGATCCTGAGCCACATGCTAGGGAAGGCCCAGATTCTAGCTTTAAGCGCAACGGTTGGAAACGCAGAGGAGCTGGCTGAATGGCTCGACGCAGCTCTGGTCATGAGCGACTGGCGGCCTGTTGAGCTGAGGAAGGGGGTCTTTCACCTCGGCCAGCTCTTCTGGGAGGACGGCAAAATCGACCGCTATCCCGAGAACTGGGCGTTCCTCGTTATAGACGCCGTGAAGAGAGGAAAGGGAGCGCTCGTCTTCGTGAACACGCGGAGGAGTGCGGAGAAAGAAGCCCTATCGCTTTCATCCAAAGTTTCAAAGCTCCTCACGAAGCCAGAGGCGAGACAGCTTGAGGAGCTGATCTCCTCCATCGAGGACAACCCCACCACTGAAAAGCTCAAGAGGGCCTTGAAGGGTGGAGTGGCTTTCCATCACGCGGGCCTGAGCAGGGCCGAGAGGACGCTTATAGAGGACGCTTTCCGAGCGGGAGCGATTAAAGTCATCGCAGCTACCCCCACCTTAGCCGCCGGTGTGAATACCCCCGCCTTTCGGGTAATAATCCGCGACACCAAGAGATACGCCGGCTTCGGCTGGACAGACATCCCCGTTCTGGAGATTCAGCAGATGATGGGCCGTGCTGGAAGACCGAAGTACGACAGAGTTGGTGAGGCCATAATCGTCGCCAGAACAGAGGATCCAAAAAAGCTCATGGAGCGCTACATCCACGGGAAGCCCGAGAAGCTGTTCTCCATGCTCGCCAACGAGCAGGCCTTCAGGAGCCAGGTTCTTGCATTAATAACCAACTTCGGGATAGGCAACTTCCGTGAGCTGGTGGATTTCCTGGGGAAGACCTTCTACGCCCACCAGAAGGGAGACATAGCCGCCCTGGAGTACAAGGCGAGGAACGTCGTCTACTTCCTCATCGAGAACGAGTTCATCGACATGGACACGAGCGACCGCTTCATGGCCCTCCCCTTCGGAAAGAGAACGTCCCAGCTCTACATTGACCCCGTAACGGCCAAGAAGTTCAGGGACGCGTTTCCGCAGCTCGAAGAAAACCCCAATCCCTTCGGGATCTTCCAGCTGATAGCCTCAACACCAGACATGGCAACGCTCACAGCGAGAAAACGCGAGCTGGAGGACTACCTCGACTTGGCCTACGAGTTCGAGGAGAGGCTCTACACAAACATCCCCTACTACGAGGACTCCCGCTTCCAGGGCTTCCTCAGCCAGGTGAAGACAGCCAAAGTGCTCCTCGACTGGATAAACGAGGTTCCAGAGGCGAGGATATACGAGACGTACAACATAGATCCCGGCGACCTCTACAGAATTCTCGAACTCGCCGACTGGCTCATGTACGCCCTCATCGAGCTCTACAAGCTCTTCGAGCCGAAGGAGGAAGTTCTTCAGTACCTCCGCGACCTGCACCTTAGACTGAGGCACGGTGTAAGGGAGGAACTCCTGGAGCTGGTTAAGCTCCCCAACATAGGAAGGAAGAGGGCGAGGGCGCTCTACAACGCGGGCTTCACAACTCCAGATGCCATAATGCGTGCGAAGGTCAGGGACCTTCTTGAAGTGGAGGGGATAGGCATCAAGGTCGTGGAGGGGCTCTTCAAGCACTTCGGCGTTGAGATGCCCGGGAAGGTGAAGGAAGCCGGAAAAAAGGCCGAGAAAGCGAGGAAAAGGGGAACCCTCGATGAGTTCTTGAAGTGA
- a CDS encoding dephospho-CoA kinase, with translation MIIIVTGMPGSGKSKIVHEFERRGFPSVSMGDVVREETLKRGLELTKENVAKVSIRLRQELGQNAVAKLTVEKVRNLLEESDVVVIDGVRSLDEVGTFRGAFPGEKIIIIAVHTPPKQRFERLKARGRHDDPKTWEDFEERDWKELRFGIGSVIAMADYMLINDGSREEYERAVERLVDEILSRP, from the coding sequence ATGATAATCATCGTGACTGGAATGCCCGGTTCAGGAAAGAGCAAGATAGTCCACGAGTTTGAGAGAAGGGGCTTTCCCAGCGTTTCTATGGGCGATGTTGTGAGGGAGGAAACCTTAAAGCGGGGCCTTGAGCTGACGAAGGAGAACGTGGCCAAGGTCAGCATAAGGCTTCGCCAGGAGCTCGGACAGAACGCGGTCGCGAAGCTAACCGTAGAGAAGGTTCGGAATCTGCTGGAAGAGAGCGATGTTGTTGTCATCGACGGCGTCAGATCTCTCGACGAGGTAGGAACCTTCAGAGGAGCATTTCCAGGGGAGAAAATTATCATCATAGCCGTTCATACACCGCCAAAACAGCGCTTCGAGAGGCTGAAGGCAAGGGGAAGGCACGACGACCCAAAAACCTGGGAGGACTTCGAGGAGAGGGACTGGAAGGAGCTCCGCTTTGGAATCGGCAGCGTCATAGCGATGGCTGACTACATGCTCATCAACGACGGTTCGCGGGAAGAGTACGAGAGGGCCGTTGAAAGGCTTGTTGACGAGATACTCTCAAGGCCTTGA
- a CDS encoding RNA-binding domain-containing protein, translating to MGELFEEVEVEAYVYPTEDIEKVKRAMLNLVPDLEFEAFDKGDHIILTGKTRGRKALSRLYELFRGQAILDTARSFLEEGYFGEEIIIKVNKQAAYAGVVNFNEESPLGPITIIIRTRDPQKLMKWLAPRTKDGVPIE from the coding sequence ATGGGCGAGCTGTTCGAGGAAGTTGAGGTTGAGGCTTACGTTTATCCGACGGAGGACATCGAGAAGGTAAAGAGGGCGATGCTGAACCTGGTTCCAGATTTGGAGTTTGAAGCGTTCGATAAGGGGGATCACATAATCCTCACCGGGAAGACCAGAGGCAGAAAGGCCCTAAGCAGACTCTACGAGCTCTTCCGGGGACAGGCAATACTGGACACAGCCAGGAGCTTTCTTGAGGAAGGCTACTTCGGTGAGGAGATCATCATAAAGGTGAACAAGCAGGCGGCCTACGCGGGAGTGGTGAACTTCAACGAGGAAAGCCCGCTCGGCCCGATAACGATAATCATCAGAACTAGGGACCCGCAGAAGCTGATGAAGTGGCTCGCGCCGAGGACGAAGGACGGGGTGCCTATAGAGTGA
- a CDS encoding 30S ribosomal protein S15: MARIHARKRGKSGSKKPPRTAPPAWVEYTAEEVEALVVKLRKEGYTAAMIGTILRDQYGIPSVKLITGKKITKILEENGLAPNIPEDLMALIRKAVNLRKHLEQHPKDKHSRRGLQLTESKIRRLVKYYRRTGKLPAKWRYDPEQAKLLVR; the protein is encoded by the coding sequence ATGGCAAGGATACACGCGAGAAAGAGGGGTAAGTCAGGTTCTAAGAAGCCGCCGAGGACCGCTCCGCCGGCATGGGTCGAGTACACGGCGGAGGAGGTCGAGGCCCTCGTCGTCAAGCTCAGGAAGGAAGGCTACACCGCGGCCATGATAGGGACCATTCTGAGGGACCAGTACGGAATTCCGAGCGTCAAGCTGATAACCGGAAAGAAGATCACCAAGATCCTGGAGGAGAACGGCCTCGCCCCGAACATTCCGGAGGATCTCATGGCCCTCATCAGGAAGGCCGTAAACCTCAGGAAGCACCTGGAGCAACACCCGAAGGACAAGCACTCTAGGAGGGGCCTCCAGCTCACGGAGAGCAAGATCAGGAGGCTCGTCAAGTACTACAGGAGAACTGGAAAGCTTCCAGCGAAGTGGCGCTACGATCCGGAGCAGGCCAAGCTCCTGGTCCGCTGA
- a CDS encoding single-stranded-DNA-specific exonuclease RecJ has protein sequence MDKGAFLERAREGAELIKMHIELGHTIRLISHRDADGITAGAIMAKAVAREGGSFQLSIVKQVSEDLLKELAEERREIYVFSDLGSGSMELIKNYLDFATVVVADHHPPEKDSFSTDSHVLVNPVPFGANSVRDLSGSGVAYFVAREMNPDNRDMAYIAIVGSVGDMQEIDGTFHGMNLDIIEDGRKLGILEVRKELRLFGRESRPLRQMLAFATNPELPGITGDERNAIEWLRSKGFDPDRHYWQLREEEKKKLHDALVLHLIKHGAPKEVIDRLIGDVVISPLYPEGDPRHEAREFATLLNATGRLNAGTMGVAICLGDDGAYKKALKMLEDYKREQIEARKFIIQNWSMAEEGEHAYVFYAGKNIRDTLVGIAANIAINAGLANPEKPVVVLADSDEDENLVKGSARTTEKALKKGYHLGEALREVAEKLGGEGGGHAIAAGIRFPKGRIDEFIKLFNEALKRQVESENSGD, from the coding sequence GTGGATAAGGGGGCCTTTTTGGAGCGGGCCAGGGAAGGTGCCGAGCTAATAAAGATGCACATCGAGCTAGGCCACACCATACGCCTGATTTCCCACCGCGACGCGGACGGAATAACGGCCGGAGCGATCATGGCAAAGGCAGTCGCAAGGGAAGGCGGAAGCTTCCAGCTCAGCATCGTCAAGCAGGTGAGCGAGGATCTCCTAAAAGAGCTCGCCGAGGAGAGGAGAGAGATCTACGTCTTCAGCGACCTCGGGAGCGGCTCGATGGAGCTCATAAAGAACTATCTGGACTTTGCGACGGTTGTGGTTGCCGATCACCACCCGCCTGAGAAGGACTCGTTCTCCACAGATTCCCACGTTCTCGTCAACCCCGTGCCCTTCGGAGCCAACAGCGTCCGCGATCTGAGCGGCTCTGGAGTTGCCTACTTCGTGGCCAGGGAAATGAACCCTGACAACAGGGACATGGCTTACATAGCTATAGTCGGCTCCGTTGGGGATATGCAGGAGATAGACGGAACGTTCCACGGTATGAACCTCGACATCATAGAGGACGGCAGAAAACTGGGAATCCTCGAAGTCAGGAAGGAGCTGAGGCTCTTCGGAAGGGAGAGCCGGCCGCTGAGGCAGATGCTCGCCTTCGCCACCAATCCAGAACTGCCCGGAATAACCGGGGACGAGAGGAACGCGATAGAGTGGCTCCGCTCGAAGGGATTCGATCCGGACAGGCACTACTGGCAGCTCAGGGAGGAGGAAAAGAAAAAGCTCCACGATGCGCTGGTGCTCCATCTGATAAAGCACGGGGCCCCGAAGGAGGTAATCGACAGGCTCATCGGGGACGTTGTGATAAGTCCGCTCTATCCTGAAGGGGACCCAAGGCACGAGGCCAGGGAGTTCGCCACGCTGCTGAACGCCACGGGAAGGCTCAACGCGGGCACGATGGGCGTTGCGATATGCCTCGGTGACGATGGAGCGTACAAGAAGGCCCTCAAGATGCTCGAGGACTACAAGAGGGAGCAGATAGAGGCGAGAAAGTTCATAATCCAGAACTGGAGCATGGCGGAGGAGGGGGAGCACGCCTACGTGTTCTACGCCGGGAAGAACATCAGGGACACCCTCGTCGGGATAGCAGCTAACATCGCGATAAACGCTGGACTTGCAAACCCTGAGAAGCCGGTGGTCGTTCTAGCCGACAGCGACGAGGATGAGAACCTTGTGAAGGGCTCCGCTCGAACCACGGAGAAGGCCCTAAAGAAGGGCTACCATTTGGGAGAAGCCCTCAGGGAAGTGGCAGAAAAGCTCGGCGGAGAAGGCGGCGGACACGCGATAGCCGCTGGGATAAGGTTCCCCAAGGGCAGGATCGACGAGTTCATAAAGCTGTTCAACGAGGCCCTCAAGAGACAGGTGGAGAGTGAGAACAGTGGAGATTGA
- a CDS encoding KEOPS complex subunit Pcc1: MEIEARVEITWHYGDEERARAIAEAIQVDNEGMPEGLKKSLNLETRWVDGAVGTKVKYRGEIDTLIKALDDLVFSIKIAEEMTEKV; this comes from the coding sequence GTGGAGATTGAAGCCAGGGTTGAGATAACGTGGCACTATGGAGACGAGGAGAGGGCGAGGGCCATCGCAGAGGCTATACAGGTGGACAACGAGGGCATGCCCGAGGGCCTAAAGAAAAGTTTAAATTTGGAAACCCGATGGGTTGATGGAGCCGTCGGGACAAAGGTTAAATACCGGGGTGAGATTGATACACTCATCAAGGCGCTTGATGATCTGGTGTTTTCGATCAAGATCGCCGAGGAAATGACCGAAAAGGTGTGA
- a CDS encoding 30S ribosomal protein S3ae, producing MAKANPRKRAAAAKDKWKMKEWFVVYAPDFFGSKEIGLTPADEPEKVIGRVVETTLKDLTGDFTKGHVKLYFQVYDVKGQNAYTKFKGHNLARSYIRSLVRRRTTRVDGIFNVTTKDGYKLRVMGMVIAYRRIQTSQERAIREIIREIIYKKAEELNFADFVLQSVNGQIASEIAKEARKIYPIKRAEVRKIKVLAEPEA from the coding sequence ATGGCGAAAGCTAATCCGAGAAAGAGGGCCGCCGCGGCCAAGGACAAGTGGAAGATGAAGGAGTGGTTCGTCGTTTACGCTCCCGACTTCTTTGGGAGCAAGGAGATCGGTCTGACTCCAGCTGACGAACCTGAGAAGGTCATAGGAAGGGTCGTCGAGACTACTCTGAAGGATCTCACTGGGGACTTCACCAAGGGCCACGTGAAGCTCTACTTCCAGGTCTACGACGTCAAGGGCCAGAACGCCTACACCAAGTTCAAGGGCCACAACCTCGCCAGGAGCTACATAAGATCCCTCGTCAGGAGGAGAACCACCAGGGTCGACGGCATATTCAACGTCACCACCAAGGACGGCTACAAGCTCCGCGTCATGGGCATGGTCATAGCCTACAGGAGGATCCAGACCAGCCAGGAGAGGGCCATCAGGGAGATCATAAGGGAAATAATCTACAAGAAGGCCGAGGAGCTCAACTTCGCCGACTTCGTCCTCCAGTCGGTCAACGGCCAGATAGCCAGCGAGATCGCCAAGGAGGCCAGAAAGATCTACCCGATAAAGAGGGCGGAAGTCAGGAAGATAAAGGTTCTCGCCGAGCCCGAGGCCTGA